One Helicobacter cetorum MIT 00-7128 DNA window includes the following coding sequences:
- a CDS encoding restriction endonuclease subunit S: MKWGEFKLGDLFDAGNGDFDIQKHHINHRGDFVITAGLSNNGVLGQSDIKAKVFESHTITIDMFGCAFYRSFAYKMVTHARVFSLKPKFEINHKIGLFLSTLFFGYPKKFGYENMCSWAKIKNDKVILPLKPSTLNATTPTLEDIDFNFMENFIAELEQHRLAELEQHRLAELDAYLQATGLKNTTLTSDEENALKQFSETLGSLKWQSFNLKNLFGKSTRGKRLKSADRILGDLPFVTAGENQEGVSAFIGNQVEIFPKNTITIDMFGSAKYRNYPYGADDHIAVVHTQDLEKNAVLFITSAIHKVTHAGQFDYSRNFYAKDADEINILLPTTKHGNLDFNFMHLCINALQKQIIKGVVEYNDAKINATKQVLEKEKKR, from the coding sequence ATTAAGTGGGGTGAGTTTAAATTAGGGGATTTGTTTGATGCAGGTAATGGCGACTTTGACATTCAAAAACACCACATCAATCATAGGGGTGATTTTGTCATTACCGCAGGACTTAGCAATAATGGTGTTTTAGGACAAAGCGATATAAAAGCAAAAGTTTTTGAAAGTCATACCATTACTATTGACATGTTTGGTTGTGCGTTTTATCGCAGTTTTGCTTATAAAATGGTAACACACGCTAGGGTATTTTCTCTCAAACCTAAATTTGAGATTAACCATAAAATCGGTTTGTTTTTATCCACGCTATTTTTTGGTTATCCTAAAAAATTCGGCTATGAAAACATGTGTTCATGGGCAAAAATTAAAAACGACAAGGTCATTCTACCCCTAAAACCAAGCACCCTTAATGCTACCACCCCCACACTAGAAGACATTGACTTTAATTTTATGGAAAATTTTATAGCCGAACTTGAACAGCATCGGCTCGCCGAACTTGAACAGCATCGGCTCGCCGAACTTGACGCTTACTTACAAGCTACAGGGCTAAAAAACACCACTCTAACAAGCGATGAAGAAAATGCTCTTAAACAATTCAGTGAAACGCTTGGTAGCCTAAAATGGCAAAGCTTTAACCTTAAAAATCTTTTTGGTAAATCTACAAGGGGCAAACGCCTAAAAAGTGCCGACCGTATTTTAGGGGATTTACCTTTTGTAACCGCTGGAGAAAATCAAGAGGGCGTTTCAGCCTTTATCGGCAATCAAGTAGAGATATTCCCTAAAAATACGATTACCATTGATATGTTTGGTTCTGCAAAATACAGGAATTACCCCTACGGAGCAGACGACCATATCGCCGTCGTTCATACCCAAGACTTAGAAAAAAACGCCGTTTTGTTTATCACAAGTGCTATCCACAAGGTTACTCATGCAGGGCAATTTGATTACTCACGCAATTTTTACGCAAAAGATGCCGATGAAATCAATATTTTACTACCCACCACAAAACATGGCAACCTTGATTTTAATTTCATGCACCTTTGCATTAACGCCTTACAAAAGCAAATCATTAAGGGCGTAGTAGAGTATAACGATGCTAAAATAAACGCCACCAAACAAGTCCTAGAAAAAGAAAAAAAGCGATAG